One Triticum dicoccoides isolate Atlit2015 ecotype Zavitan chromosome 4B, WEW_v2.0, whole genome shotgun sequence genomic window carries:
- the LOC119291996 gene encoding DEAD-box ATP-dependent RNA helicase 29-like: protein MATSGKPSPSAAAAAAASSTADRKPWRRPQMKSKAAGKKKAAQAAHNKKPKSGGFESMGLCEEVYRGVRHKGYRVPTPIQRKAMPLILAGLDVAAMARTGSGKTAAFLVPMLQRLRHRDPGAGIRALILSPTRDLATQTLKFTHQLGKFSDLKTGLIVGGGSMESQFEVLADNPDIIIATPGRFEHILSMVDDLSLRSVEYVVFDEADSLFSLGFAEQLHKILHKLSDTRQTLLFSATMPKALAEFAKAGLRDPQVIRLDLDKKISPDLKLAFFTLRQEEKLAALLYLVRERISSEEQTMIFVSTKYHVEFLNILFREEGLEASLSYGAMDQEARTIHISRFRARKTMLLIVTDVAARGLDIPLLDNVVNWDFPAKPKLFIHRVGRVARQGRTGTAFTFVTSEDMPFLLDLHLFLSKPLRPAPTEEELLKDMDGMNLKINQSLADGETIYGRFPQTILDLCSDGVKEVISGCTDLIALEKPCANAFRLYLKTRAMPSKESVRRAKDLPREGLHPMFRDVLRPDEISAIAFSERLKSFRPKQTILEAEGEAAKSRSSKGSNQWLDVMKKKREVHEGIINLVHEQSGDLATKEEDTENISNWEKKEVCGKKRKSQSFRDEDHYISSVPQNQHSEAGLSVKGNEGFVQDRLDAAVLDLVDDETSGMQAQKTRYHWMKNKFVKLNNGDRVTSTGKIKTESSAKLKASKDIYKKWQQKSHRAISSGGKDGAEGGSSTPAGYQRGNRRYPAAGRGRSSIPNADVPSEIRNPQQMRKGRQEKAMQNLRRNEKSSKDGKSPGKFQKNRRPNGSGRDDKFQDSRSQKSRRPDGKGKAGGKGNAKGFGKGKGKGKGNPKGRGTR, encoded by the exons ATGGCGACCAGCGGCAAGCCcagcccctccgccgccgccgccgccgccgcctcctccacggCGGACCGCAAGCCGTGGCGGCGGCCGCAGATGAAGTCgaaggcggcggggaagaagaaggcggcgcAGGCGGCGCACAACAAGAAGCCCAAGTCGGGCGGGTTCGAGTCCATGGGGCTCTGCGAGGAGGTCTACCGCGGGGTGCGCCACAAGGGCTACCGCGTGCCCACGCCCATCCAGCGCAAGGCGATGCCGCTCATCCTCGCGGGCCTCGACGTCGCCGCCATGGCCCGCACGGGCTCCGGCAAGACCGCTGCCTTCCtcgtgcccatgctccagcgcctCCGCCACCGCGACCCCGGCGCCGGCATccgcgccctcatcctctcccccacCCGCGACCTCGCCACGCAGACGCTCAAGTTCACCCACCAGCTCGGCAAGTTCTCCG ATCTAAAAACTGGCCTAATTGTTGGTGGAGGTAGTATGGAGAGTCAGTTTGAAGTATTGGCTGATAATCCCGATATAATAATTGCAACACCTGGTAGGTTTGAGCACATCTTGTCAATGGTTGATGACTTGTCACTGCGATCAGTAGAATATGTTGTATTTGATGAAGCGGATTCCCTCTTTAGCTTGGGGTTCGCTGAGCAGTTACACAAAATTCTACACAAGTTGAGTGATACAAGGCAAACATTGCTCTTCAGTGCTACTATGCCGAAAGCCCTCGCAGAATTCGCAAAAGCTGGCTTACGTGATCCTCAAGTCATAAGGCTTGATTTGGACAAAAAGATCAGCCCTGATCTGAAGCTTGCCTTTTTCACACTGCGTCAGGAAGAGAAACTAGCTGCTTTGCTGTATTTGGTCCGGGAGCGTATCAGCTCCGAGGAGCAGACAATGATATTTGTTTCAACGAAGTATCATGTAGAGTTCTTGAATATTCTTTTCCGAGAAGAGGGCCTAGAAGCTTCCCTTTCCTATGGTGCCATGGATCAAGAAGCCCGCACTATTCACATTTCAAGATTCAGGGCAAGGAAGACCATGCTACTTATAGTGACAGATGTTGCTGCAAGGGGTCTGGATATTCCATTGCTTGACAATGTAGTGAACTGGGACTTTCCCGCTAAACCGAAGTTATTTATTCATAGAGTTGGCCGAGTAGCTCGGCAAGGTAGAACTGGTACAGCATTTACATTTGTCACTTCAGAGGACATGCCATTTTTACTGGACCTACATCTCTTTCTTTCAAAACCTCTTAGACCTGCTCCAACGGAGGAGGAACTGCTGAAAGACATGGATGGAATGAATTTAAAAATCAACCAAAGTCTTGCTGATGGGGAAACGATATATGGCCGTTTTCCTCAGACAATACTTGATCTTTGCTCTGATGGAGTAAAAGAAGTCATCAGTGGATGCACAGATCTGATTGCATTGGAAAAGCCATGCGCTAATGCTTTCCGGTTGTATCTGAAGACCCGCGCTATGCCTTCAAAAGAATCTGTTAGAAGAGCAAAAGATTTGCCTCGTGAAGGTCTTCATCCAATGTTCAGAGATGTTCTTAGACCAGATGAAATTTCAGCAATTGCGTTCTCGGAGCGGCTGAAATCATTTCG GCCAAAGCAGACTATTCTAGAGGCTGAAGGTGAAGCTGCTAAATCAAGAAGTTCTAAA ggtagcaatcaatggctagatgtGATGAAGAAGAAAAGAGAAGTCCATGAGGGGATAATAAATTTGGTGCATGAACAGTCTGGTGATCTGGCAACAAAG GAAGAAGATACAGAAAACATTTCTAATTGGGAGAAAAAAG AAGTTTGTGGTAAGAAGCGGAAGTCACAGAGCTTTAGAGATGAGGATCACTACATAAGTTCAGTGCCTCAAAACCAA CATTCAGAAGCTGGGTTGTCAGTAAAGGGAAATGAAGGATTTGTTCAAGATAG ATTGGATGCTGCTGTCCTTGATTTAGTCGATGATGAAACTTCTGGAATGCAAGCCCAGAAAACTCGATATCACTGGATGAAG AACAAGTTTGTCAAGTTGAATAATGGGGATCGTGTCACTTCTACAGGAAAG ATTAAAACGGAAAGCAGTGCAAAGTTAAAGGCAAGTAAAGATATCTATAAGAAATGGCAGCAGAAGTCACATAGAGCAATCAGTTCTGGTGGAAAAGATGGTGCAGAAGGAGGCTCATCCACACCAG CTGGCTATCAAAGAGGAAACAGAAGGTACCCTGCAGCCGGTCGCGGGCGTTCGTCTATACCAAATGCTGATGTGCCATCGGAGATAAGAAACCCCCAACAGATGCGGAAGGGCAGGCAGGAAAAGGCGATGCAAAATCTGCGCAGGAATGAGAAATCTTCCAAAGATGGTAAATCTCCCGGGAAGTTCCAGAAAAACAGGAGGCCTAATGGATCTGGGAGAGATGATAAATTCCAAGACAGTAGATCCCAGAAGAGCCGAAGACCAGACGGGAAAGGGAAAGCGGGCGGAAAAGGGAACGCCAAAGGGTTTGGTAAAggtaaaggaaaaggaaaaggcaaCCCCAAAGGGAGGGGTACCAGGTGA